The Columba livia isolate bColLiv1 breed racing homer chromosome 2, bColLiv1.pat.W.v2, whole genome shotgun sequence genome includes the window ACCTTGGTTAAGAAGGAGCTAAGCCAAATGTGGCAGCTCACAGCCTCAAAAGCTTTCATAACCTGTGAAAGAAAAGTGGTGAGATCTTAAAGTTCCTGTCCTCCTCCCCTCTTTTCTTACACCACTGTTCTCACCAGTTAAGTCCTGCAGGTGAGCTATCTATCTTCTTCACAAGGTTAATTTTCCAACAATTTAGCACTTTGAACCAGCTCACCCTGTGATCGGATGATCAATACCGCTACCAGGGAAGGGTCAGAACCACTTTTCTTAGGACTTTTTCTTAGACCAGATCTGATGTACCACACAGGCTATAGTTTGATGGACACTTAGCAACAGTCCCATTTCCACCTCTTGATGTTCATCAGTCCCACACTGTCCTTCGCgagtcctcctcctcctcctcccatcccTCAACCACTTTTCCTCTGCACCCTTCCTGCTTCCTCTTGCCCTACACCAACACGGGTTGTGCTTTGTACAAATGGAAAACAGTATTCAGGGTAGCTACAAGAGTTTAACATAcaacatttttactttaataGATTCAAATATCAGAAcattagaaaataaactgaTCAAGACTGTGCAGGTGAGGAATGTAGAGGCATTAATTGTATAAAAGACCCTTTCCCCCCCTacacccccctgcaccccatcaTCTTTAAGGTGAGCTTACTGGAAGATGCCGAAGTTCCTACTTCTAGTAGAAGCTGAGATCCATCACTGTCACACAATATACATTTCACCCAGATACTTTGCCGCTGTTTCAGTCCTTGTGATGCCACGCTACTAAGAACAGACTACCTCTCTCAGACAGACATTTACACAGGCAAGAGTCTTTTCCTCAGTCaagttttaaaagcacaaatcCAGAATCACTACTTCATGAGTCAAATTTGACAGGGCCATTTTCAGCTGCCAGCATTAGAGACCAAACAGCCCACAATGAAAATTTTGATGAAATTAAACTCATGTCTTTGGAGGAAGGTTTTGATCCTATAGAAGTTTCTCAGCTCTTTGAAGAACCTGGTTCAGATTCGGGACTGCCTTTGAATTCAAGTCACAGCACCACCTCTTACTTAATCTGCAGTGAAGGTGCTGTTGGGTGAAGCAGTGATGTTAAATCTGTTTCTTCACATGACTTAGGAGCTGTTGGTAGCCATTGCCAAGAACATGGCAAATATGGCCATGTGGAATATCCAGGTGATTCAGAGTGTTGTAGAGAAGCCACACTTCAGCAGTTTCTTCATAACCACACTTAAAATCAGCTGCCAAGTCAAGCAGCACCTACTCTGGAGCTTCACATCAGCAGATGTGGATGCAGAAACCAAATGAAGTAACAAATAGGTGCCACGATTGTACTGATACAAACCTTAGCAGTGACAAATGCCACGCAAAAAATCTGAGAACACCAATTTCAGTCAATGAAATTGTGAGCATGCCCATCAACTCATTCAACACCATGCTagcatctgaggaaaaaaacaaagttgcTGCCCAAAATTGTTGTAAACGCAAACTAAATGCAATTCTTCACTTGGAATCTTCAAATGCAAAAGGACAGCCTTCAAAGGAGCACTCTCAGTGTAGCAAATCATCTGGATGAAGGAAAAGTTAAACAACTTGTAGTGTGAATTTTCAGTAGATTGATGGCCTGTTAACCTGTACCAATATGTCATTCATTGCAGTAGCGATGGCAGTATTTTCATAATGCTCAAACACTTGGTCAAATCAGAACAGAAACAAGGTAAAGggcagaagcaaaaataatcacttaggttttatttctcctgAGAGAATAAGGATATCTGCATGAACACTGGAGTTCAGTGACTACAGTAGTACAAGCAGAAGAGATACTAGAGAAGGAAGTCTGTGTTCAAGGGTCTGACAAACCCAGCAGATTATCTATTAGAAAGTCTACCTGAATGAGCAAATCTGTTTGCCTTTAACTAGAATTAAAGGAGCTAGGCCATCAGTGTAAGCAGAATTGGAAATACTACATAAAACTATGAATTTAGTTTCAAGTGATGGCGGGGCAGGGACACAGGTcagtaggggaaaaaataaacagcgtGCTTTAGATCAAAGCTACAgatcaaagaacaaaaaacagttCAGTCCCAAGTACTTGATTCTTCATATACA containing:
- the NFE2L3 gene encoding LOW QUALITY PROTEIN: nuclear factor erythroid 2-related factor 3 (The sequence of the model RefSeq protein was modified relative to this genomic sequence to represent the inferred CDS: inserted 2 bases in 2 codons; deleted 2 bases in 1 codon; substituted 5 bases at 5 genomic stop codons) — translated: MTSTEDPFPPYTPLHPIIFKVSLLEDAEVPTSSRSXDPSLSHNIHFTQILCRCFSPCDATLLRTDYLSQXRHLHRQESFPQSSFKSTNPESLLHESNLTGPFSAASIRDQTAHNENFDEIKLMSLEEGFDPIEVSQLFEEPGSDSGLPLNSSHSTTSYLICSEGAVGXSSDVKSVSSHDLGAVGSHCQEHGKYGHVEYPGDSECCREATLQQFLHNHTXNQLPSQAAPTLESHQQMWMQKPNEVTNRCHDCTDTNLSSDKCHAKNLRTPISVNEIVSMPINSFNTMLASEEKNKVAAQNCCKRKLNAILHLESSNAKGQPSKEHSQCSKSXWMKEKLNNLXCEFSVDXWPVNLYQYVIHCSSDGSIFIMLKHLVKSEQKQGKGQKQK